Proteins encoded in a region of the Prinia subflava isolate CZ2003 ecotype Zambia unplaced genomic scaffold, Cam_Psub_1.2 scaffold_47_NEW, whole genome shotgun sequence genome:
- the LOC134565354 gene encoding zinc finger protein 883-like — protein sequence MVPVPPSHALYGSFRSQSLPMLTGIGGSMLGFVFLALVLGFCLHKKPAKKKGVKNTSDTGLLTPERNQSRSGSRTLSRPLAGGACTRGRKRKLAKRRGTLGGKVQGDTATDRERGESRREKESSASLQFIDTCYPTSCGSRVFRFFFRASSSSDAALCVLGNAHRNRKNFSQSFNLIRHQLIHSGERPYECGECGNSFSQSSHLSQHQRIHTGEKPYGCLECGKSFRRKSDFDNHHKIHTGEWPYECEECGKSFHRSSSLIWHQTIHTGERPYECRECGQHFNRNSHLVRHRRIHTGERPYKCLECGKTFRRSSSLNIHQRSHSRERPYKCPECGKQFQTSTKLLQHQPTHGEERPFRCPDCRKGFTPKSHLVSHQRIHTRERPYKCLECGKSFSTSSDLIQHQNIHTGEWPYKCGECGKRFHRNSNLRKHLKIQTGERPYKCGECGDSFRQRSHLISHQNIHNSKREQPYRCGECGKNFSQRSHLISHQNIHNGKQEWPYECLECGKSFSNNSDLTKHKRIHTEERPYECGECGKSFRQSSNLVRHQTIHTRERPYRCLECGKGFKHNSHLIRHRHINTRERP from the exons ATGGTCCCAGTTCCTCCCAGTCATGCCCTGTATGGTTCCTTTCGATCTCAGTCCCTCCCG ATGCTGACGGGGATCGGGGGCTCCATGTTGGGCTTCGTCTTCCTGGCACTGGTgctcggcttctgcctgcacaAGAAG CCCGCGAAGAAGAAAGGAGTGAAGAACACCAGCGACACGGGACTTCTGACTCCAGAGAGGAACCAAAGCAGGAGCGGTTCCAGGACTCTCTCGCGCCCGCTCGCAGGGGGAGCGTGTACCCGGGGCCGAAAGAGAAAGCTCGCCAAAAGACGTGGAACCCTTGGAGGGAAGGTGCAAGGGGACACCGCAACGGATCGCGAAAGGGGCGAGTCGAGAAGAGAGAAGGAGTCCTCGGCAAGTCTTCAATTCATCGACACCTGCTACCCAACCAGCTGTGGGAGTCGTG TTTTCCGTTTCTTCTTCCGAGCTTCTTCTTCTTCCGATGCTGCCTTGTGCGTCCTCGGAAATGCACACCGCAACAGGAAGAACTTCAGCCAGAGCTTCAACCTGATCCGACACCAGCTGATCCACAgtggggaacggccctatgagtgtggggagtgtgggaacagcttcagccagagctcaCACCTGTCTCagcaccagaggatccacactggggaaaagcCCTATGGGTGcctggaatgtgggaagagttttAGACGGAAGTCTGACTTCGACAACCACCACAAGATTCACACTGGGGAATGGCCCTATGAGTGTGAGGAATGTGGGAAAAGCTTCCACCGGAGCTCCAGCCTCATCTGGCACCAGACaatccacactggggaacggccctacgagtGCCGGGAATGTGGGCAGCATTTTAATCGCAACTCCCACCTTGTCAGGCACCGacgcatccacactggggaacggccctacaaGTGCTTGGAATGTGGGAAGACATTTAGACGGAGCTCCAGCCTCAACATCCACCAGcgcagccacagcagggagaggccctacaagtgtcctgagtgtgggaagcAGTTTCAGACCAGCACAAAACTCCTCCAACATCAACCAACACATGgagaggagaggcccttccgctgccccgactgcaggaagggcttcaCCCCCAAGTCCCACCTCGTCAGCCATCAGCGCATCCACACCCGGGAACGGCCCTACAAGTGcttggagtgtgggaagagcttcagcaccAGCTCCGACCTGATCCAGCACCAGAACATTCACACTGGGGAATGGCCCTAtaagtgtggggaatgtgggaagaggttCCACCGGAACTCCAACCTCAGAAAGCACCTCAAGATCCAgactggggaacggccctacaagtgtggggaatgtggggaCAGCTTCAGACAGAGGTCCCACCTCATCAGCCACCAGAATATCCACAACAGCAAACGGGAACAGCCCTACAggtgtggggaatgtgggaagaacTTCAGCCAGAGGTCCCACCTCATCAGCCACCAGAATATCCACAATGGTAAACAGGAATGGCCCTATGAGTGcttggaatgtgggaagagcttcagcaaTAACTCTGACCTCACTAAGcacaagaggatccacactgaAGAGCGACCCTATGaatgtggggaatgtgggaagagcttcaggcagAGTTCCAACCTCGTCCGCCACCAAACAATCCACACC